The region TTCCACGGGATCTCAAAGCGCGCGAAGCCGTACGCCACAATGGTGGAGGAGATAACGGTCAGCACCACTTTCGGGATCACATACTTGAACGTGTTCAGCATGTAATGGCCGAAGTTATATTCGGTGCCGGTTTTCCAGCCGTTGATAAAGCCGTCCCAGGTCGCGTGCGTCGGCCACAGGCCGAGCGTGGTAAAAATCTCGTGGTTGGGCTTAAAGGATGCCGAGAACATCCACGCCAGCGGGTAGAGCATCAGCAGGCCGACAAACAGCAAAATCACGTAGCGAATCGCGCGGCTGACTTTTTCGCGACGCAGAGTGCGCGCCACTTCGCGGTCGGCGGCGCTCATCCCGGCGCGCGGCGTCAGCTGCTCTTGTTGGATATCAGCCATTTTTGCCTCCTTTATCGGCGGAGTAGAAGACCCAGTATTTCGAGGATTTAAAGGCGATAGAGGCGAAGAGCGCCACGACCAGGAACAGCACCCACGCCAGCGCCGCGCCGTAGCCCATATCGAAATATTTAAAGGCGGTGTCGTAGATATAAAGCGAGAACAGATAGGTGTAGTAAGTCGGGCCGCCGCCGGTAATGACGTAAGGGCCGGTAAACTCCTGGAACGCCTGAGTGGTCTGCATAATGAAATTAAAGAAGATAACCGGCGTAATCAGCGGCACCGTAACCTTCATAAACATCTGCCACTTCGACGCGCCGTCGATCATTGCCGCCTCATACTGCGACTGCGGCACGTTTTGCAGCGCGGCGAGGAAAATCACCATCGCGGAGCCGAACTGCCAGACGCGCAGCAGCGTGACCGACATCAGCGCCAGCGACGGCTCGCCGAGCCAGTTCACCGGGTCTAAGCCAAACACGCCGATAAAGCTGTTCAGCAGGCCGTCGATGGCGAAAAGCGCGCGCCACAGCACGGCGATAGCGACCGAGCTGCCGAGAATCGACGGAATGTAATAGGCGGTGCGAAAGAAGCCGATGCCGCGCAGTTTAAAATTCAGCACAAAGGCGATGCCGAGCGCGAAGGCGAGCTTCAGCGGAATGGTCAGGAACACATAGGCGAAGGTAACGCCCATCGATTTCCAGAAAAGATCGTCATCCATCAGCATGTAACGGTAGTTTTCGATACCGTTAAACACCGGCGGATTCATTAAATCGTACTCGGTAAAGCTGAGCACGAAAGAGGAAACAAAAGGGAAGGCCGTAAAGACTATCAACCCGATAATGTAGGGTGATATCCAGGCCAGACCCAGGAGCTTGTTTTCATTCATACATACCTACCTGGCATTAAGGGTTCATCAATCGGATTCGGGTCGAGCATCGTGCGACAGCGAAGGCGCGAGACCCGCGAACATGCGGGCGGCCTGTCTGCCGCGCTGTAAATAACGGTGTCGTGATGAAAATGCGCGATCGTAGTGTGATGAAGATCGCGACTTTTATAATTTATTGAACCGTCGTTTCTAGTTTCTAAAACAGCGTTTTAATTTATCTTATTGCTATTTATTTCGCCGTCATTCGATAAATGGCGGAAATGTGATCATGGTCGAAACGCTGTTCCAGATTTTTGAAGCAGCGCTATTTTTCAGGCGGCGGGGTGATACAACTTCTGGTAGGGAGGCAAATTATCGTTTGCGCTGACTTTTAATTATTCGCGATAATGATGAATACGGACGTATGACCTTTCTTCAGAACACGGATATGTTTTTCTTTTTTGCACAACTTTTCTTGTTTTGTCAAAGGGATACCCTTGTGCGCCCGTCAATTTTCTTGATTTTATATATTTGATTGATGAAACAATTCGCATGCATATTGTTTCATGGGAAATAATTACGACTTCATTAACAGCAGCCAATAAAGCGTCTCACTCACTATGTCATCGATAGATATTAAAAATAATCCGCTGACCCCCGCCACGGATTACCCGCTTCTTGACCGCCAGCGCACGGAGATAGATCTGATTGCGTTGATCGAGGTCCTTTTCAAATCCCGCAAAATGATCTTTTCCATCACCGCGCTGTTTATCGTCATGGGCCTGGCGGTGGCTTTTTTGCTGCCGCAGAAATGGACCAGCCAGGCGGTGGTCTCCGTACCGGAGACGCGACAGCTGATAGAGCTGCAGCGTATGCTGGTGAGTCTGCAGGTGCTGGATACGGATGCCGCGATTGATGCCGCGTCGCTGGAAAACATGTTCCTGAAAAAGTTCGATTCGCGCGCGCTGCAGGAGAAATTCCTGCGTACCTCGCCGTGGGTGCAGGAACAGGTAAAAAGCGCGCAGGGCGATACCGAAAGCCTTCAGCGCGCCATTACGATGGTGGCGCAGCGCATTAAAATGCAGTCCAATGACGATCCGAAATCGCCAACCGCCTCGCCTTACAGCTCGTGGACGCTGAGTTTTACCGCGCCGGAAGCGCAGGACGCGCAGCGCGTGCTAAAGGAGTACATCAATTACGCGGCACTGGCGGTACAGCGTGAGGTGCTGGAAAATCTGCGCACCACTATTGAGCTGAAAGTGAAATCGGAAGAAAGCCGCCTGGAGATTGAGCGTAACAACCTGAATAACGAACACAAAATTGCGATTCAGCGTCTTAATTACTCGTTGCAGGTCGCTAACGCGGCGGGCATTAAAAAGCCGGTGTACAGCAATGGGCAGGCCGTGAAGGATGACCCGGATTACTCAATCGCGCTCGGCGCAGATGGGCTTGCGCAGAAGCTGCAAATAGAGCGTTCAATCAGCGATGTCACGGCGCTTAACAGCGCCATCCAGAGCCGCGAATATCGCCTGGCGGAGCTGAAAAAACTGAATCTGGCCGAGGTGGATTTCCTGCCTTTCCACTATCAGATGACGCCGTCGCTGCCGGTGAAAAGCGACGGGCCAGGTAAAGCGCTGGTGGTTATCCTGATGGCGCTGGCGGGCTTAATTATTGCCTGTGCGACGGTGCTGATGCGCGATATGCTCGCGCAGCGCCAGGCGATGGCGGAGCGTGAGACGCACGCCGACGCGCTGCTCCCCTGACGCGCCCTCGCAGACAAAAAAGCCGCCTCTTTGGACGGCTTTTTTACTGGCGCGGTTATTTCAAAAAATCTTCCCGCACCGGCGTAAAGGTGTCGAGCAGCGTGCCGGGCGTAATACAAACGCAGCCGTGCATGATATTCGGCTTTTTATACAGCGTGTCGCCTGCGCTGACGCGGCGGGTTTCTTCGCCGATGGTGAACTCAAATTCGCCGGAAAGCACATAGGTCAGTTGCTCATGCGGGTGGTTATGCATGGGGCCGACCGCGCCGGCGTCAAAATTGACTTCCACCGCCATCATCTTGCCGTCGTGCGCCAGAATGCGGCGGGTCACGCCGTTGCCTAAATCTTCCAGCGTGGTCTCGTTGTGATAAATAAACATGGCTCGCCTCGAATATGTGAAACGTTGTTTCATTTAATCTATCCTGGCGAGAAAAAGAAAAGAACGCGCCACGCCGGGAAATGGCGGGCAGATCACATTTGTTCCTCTTTGCGGGCATGTTATAACCCGGTGTGGACACAAGGAGGCAATGATGAAAACAGTAGGCTTGCTGGGCGGTATGAGCTGGGAATCCACGATCCCGTATTACCGCTTAATCAACGAAGGCGTGCGTGACCGTCTGGGCGGGCTGCACTCCGCACAACTGCTGCTGCACAGCGTCGATTTTCACGAGATAGAAGCCTGCCAGGCGAGCGGCGAGTGGGAAAAAGCGGGCGAGATGCTGGCGCAGGCGGCGCTGGGCCTTGAACGCGCCGGGGCGCAGGCGATTGTGCTGTGTACCAACACCATGCATAAAGTGGCGCATCAGATAGAAACGCACTGTCCGCTGCCGTTTTTACATATCGCCGACGCCACGGGCCGCGCGATTAACGCAGCGGGGCTACGCCAGGTGGCGCTGCTCGGCACGCGCTATACCATGGAGCAGGATTTTTATCGCGCGCGGCTCAGTCAGGGCTTCGGCGTGCAGACGCTTATCCCTGACGAACCCGCACGGGCGCGCATCAATCAGATAATCTTCGAAGAGCTGTGTCTTGGTAAAATCACCGCGGAATCAAAGCGCTACTATCAGCAGCAGATTGATACCCTCGCCGGTAACGGCGCGCAGGGCGTGATTTTTGGCTGTACCGAAATCGGCCTGCTGCTGGGCGCGCAGGAGTGCCCGCTGCCGGTATTCGACACCGCCGCGCTGCATGCCGCCGACGCGGTAAATTTCATGCTGGGTGACCAGGACTCGCCTGCATCGCCTCAAGCGTTACGCTAAGTCCGGCCATCTGCTGCTGCAAATGGCGGCTGAACGCTTCCACCAGCGCGGAAGCCGGGCGGTGCAGCGGGCGGATCAGGCTGACCGTAAACGGCACCGCCACGCTGAAGCGGCGCACCACAATACCCGTCGCCGCATAATCCAGCGCGGTGAGCGGGTTGACTATCGACACGCCGACGCCCGCGCGTACCATCGCGCAGACCGACGCGGCGCTGTGGGTTTCCAGCACCATGCGCCGCTGCACATTATGCTCCTGGAACAGCGAATCAAGCAGTTGCCGGTAGCTGTCAGCGCGCGACAGGCTGATGTAATTCTCACCGGCGAAATCCTGCGGCGTAAGCTGGGGTTTATCGGCCAGGCGATGCCCGGCGGGCAGCACGCACACTTCATTTAATGTCAGCAGCGTCTGGCGCTCGGTGCCGGCGGGCGTGGCGGTGTTTTCCGTTATCCCTAAATCGTGGCGTTGGGCGGAGAGCCACTCTTCCAGCAGCGGCGACTCCTGCGGCACGATATTCAGGCTGACTTCCGGATAGTTATCCAGAAACGGCTTTAACAGCAGCGGCAGCAGCGATTGCGAAAAGACCGGCAGGCAGGCGACGGAGAGTTCGCCCTGGCGGAACTGGCGCAGGCTTTCCGCCGCGCTGACGATGCGGTCAAGCCCGTACCAGGAACGCTGAACTTCTTCAAACAGGCGCAGCCCCTGCACCGTAGGGTGCAGCCGCCCGCGGGCGCGGGTAAAAAGCGACAGCCCGATAAGCTTTTCAAATCGCGCCAGCTCGCGGCTGACGGTGGGCTGCGAAGTGCGCAGCAGCGCCGCCGCCTCCGTAACGTTGCCCGCGGTCATGACCGCGTGGAAAATTTCGATATGGCGAAGCGTGACGCCTGGCATGGAGTTTCCTTGTTCGTAAAGCGTGAATGTTTGTCCCTCCCCACAGGGGAGATCCCGCCTTATTGATGGCGGCGCGGGGGCGGGGCGCTTCGCGTACCCGCTCTCCAGGTCAGCGTCATACGTAGCACCGGTGCGCCTGCCTGCCCAACCGGCCAGGCGCTGTCGGCTTCGCCCTCATAAACCCATATCATATTTGCATAGACTCACGAGAAATCGATATTTTTTCTTCGTTAACGGCTATGGCGTAATAGAGGCATCAGCTTAAAGGAGTCTCGCCATGCCACGTTCTCTTTACCACACCGACAGCGCCCTGAATGCCACTACTTTACTGCCGCTGCCCGCGCAATTTGGCGGCCCCGTCTGGGTCTATGACGCGGCTATCATCCGCGCGCAAATCGATCGCCTGCGTCAGTTCGACGTTATTCGTTTCGCCCAGAAAGCCTGCTCGAATATCCATATCCTGCGCCTGATGCGCGAGGCGGGCGTGAAAGTGGATTCCGTGTCGCTTGGCGAAATCGAGCGCGCAGTCGCGGCGGGTTACGATCCGCGCCAGCATCCGGATGACATCGTGTTTACGGCAGACGTGCTCGACGACGCGACCATCGCCCGCGTGCATGAACTGGGCGTGCCGGTTAACGCGGGCTCGGTGGATATGCTGGAACAGCTCGGCGCGGTCTCGCCTGGGCATCGCGTCTGGCTGCGTATCAACCCGGGTTTTGGTCATGGTCACAGCCAGAAAACCAATACCGGCGGCGAGAACAGCAAACATGGCATCTGGTACAGCGATCTTCCGGCGGCGCTTGAGGTTATGCAGCGTTATCAGCTGAAACTGGTCGGTATGCATATGCATATCGGCTCCGGCGTCGATTATGGCCATCTGGAGCAGGTATGCGGCGCGATGGTAAGCCAGGTGATTGAGTATGGTCAGGATCTGGACGCTATCTCCGCCGGCGGCGGGCTGTCTGTTCCTTACCGGGAAGGCGACGAAACCATTGATACTGATCACTATTACGGGCTCTGGAACCGCGCACGCGAGCAGATAGCCGCGCACTTTGGTCATCCGGTTAAGCTTGAGATCGAGCCGGGCCGTTTTCTCGTGGCGGAGGCGGGCGTGCTGGTGGCCCAGGTACGCAGCGTGAAAGAGATGGGATCGCGTCATTTCGTGCTGATCGACGCGGGCTTTAACGATCTGATGCGCCCGTCAATGTATGGCAGCTATCACCATATCTCCGCGCTGGCGGCGGATGGGCGCGATCTGCGCGATGCGCCGCTGCTGGAGACCGTGGTCGCCGGGCCGCTGTGCGAATCGGGCGACGTTTTTACCCAGCAGGAGGGCGGCAAAGTGGAAACCCGCGCGCTGCCGGCGGTGCGTCCGGGCGATTATCTGGTGCTGCATGATACCGGCGCGTATGGCGCGTCGATGTCCTCGAACTACAACAGCCGTCCGCTGCTGCCGGAAGTGCTGCTGGAAAACGGCGAGGCGCGCACTATTCGCCGCCGTCAGACTATTGAGGAGTTACTGGCGCTTGAGCGCTTTTAACGGCGCGGCGGCGTAAGGCCCCGGCGCGACAGAGTCCCGCAACACCAGCGTGCCGGTAAACGGCGGGATTGCGGCGAGCGGCTCGTCGCGCGACAGCCGGATCGCGCTGTCAATCGCGGTCGTTATCATATCTTCAATCGGCAGACAGACCGTCGAGAGCCCGGGTTCAAGCCACGCGGCGCTCGGCGCGTCGTCAAAGCCGAACAGCGATACATCCTGCGGAATGCGCAGGCCCGCCCGGTAAAGCGCTTTCGAGGCGCCCAGCGCCATATCGTCATTGCAGGCGAAAAGCGCGGTGAAGCGTACGCCACTTTCCAGCAGATCCCGACAACGCGCATGGCCGCCGCTCATGGTGGAATCGCCATTTTTAATCAGCGCCTCGTTGCCGGCGATGCCGTGTTTTTCCAGCGCGCGGCGGTAGCCCAGCAGGCGCGCCTGACCGGTGGGCGTGGCGAGCGACACCGTAATGCAGGCTATCTCCCTGTGCCCCTGTTCAATCAGGTATTCCACCGCCCGGAACGCGGCGTCCTGCTGTTCAAAAAAAACGCAGCGCTCACGCGCCTGGCTGACGTCGCGGTTGATGATAACCAGCGGCACGGGGGTGTGATGAATAAGCTCCATAATCGCGTTTTCACTCATATGGCGGGTGTAGAGCACGATGGCGTCGCACTGGCGGTCTGCCAGCATCTGCACGGCTTCCAGCTCGCGCGCGGGCGTGTCGTGGCCGTCGGTGACGATAAGCTGTTTGCCGTGCGTTTCGGTCTGCCGCGACGCCTGCTGCAACAGACGCCCGAAGTAGAAGCCGTTAAAGCTTGAAACCACCAGACCAATACTGTTGCTGGTGCGGTGCGCAAGCGATCGGGCCAGCAGGTTAGGGCGGTATCCCAACTCCTCCATAGCGCGAAAAACCTGTGTGCGGGTGCTTTCTTTGACCTGGCCGGTGTTATTCAGCACGCGTGATACGGTCGCTTTGGAAACGCCAGCCCGCAGTGAAACATCCCGCATTGTTACCATTCCCTTACGCTCCCGTTGCCATCGCTATTCGAAGGAGTTTAACACACAAGCCGGACGGTAAAGGGGGCGGGCGCGCCGCGCTCTGTCGCCAGGTCGCTGATAGGATTTTATAAAGTTCTGGTATGCCAAATATTGCCGTTTTGATTATTTGGAATGCCAATCTTCGTTTGTGCGAGAAGTGTCACAGATAATTGCGCGTGGCGATCCTATTTTTTGGCATACCAAAAAAGGTGTTCAGCGGTAACCTTTCCGATAAAAAAGCCACATTCAATGAGGGCACACCCTATGGCGTTCCAGGAAAAGTTGATCGACTCTCTGGGGAGTTTCGCGACCAAATTCAACAGCTACCGCTATATCATGGCGATCAAGGCGTCGTTTATCACACTGATGCCGGTGATTATCGTCGGCGCGTTTTCGGTGCTGATCTCCAACATGGTGCTGGATCCGAAAAACGGGCTGGCAAGCTTTCAGGCGCTGTCGTTCCTTGCCGCGTTAAAACCCATCACCAGCGCCATTAACTACGCGACGCTGAACTTTTTAAACATCGGCGCGGTGTTTCTCATCGGCATTGAACTGGGGCGCATCAACGGCATTAAAACGCTGTTCCCCGGCCTGCTGGCGGTGATCTGTTTTATCTGCGTCACGCCGACCACGGTCGAGATGCTGGTGGATGGCGAAATGCACGTGGTGAAAGATGTGCTGCTGCGCCAGTTCTCTGATACCCGCAGCCTGTTCCTCGGCATGTTTATCGCGATCCTGTCTGTCGAGATCTACACCTGGCTTGAAAACCGCGACGGGTTGAAAATCAAAATGCCCGACACCGTACCGCCCAATGTCTCCGCCTCATTCTCGGCGCTGATCCCGGCGATTATCACCACTACCGTTATCGCGACGTTCGGTTTTGTGTTCCATCAGGTGACCGGCATGTACCTTTACGACGCGGTCTACCAGGTCGTCCAGCAGCCGCTGGAGCGCGTCGTGCAAAGCCTGCCGGGTATTCTGCTGCTGATGTTTGTCGCTCAACTGTTCTGGGTTATCGGTATTCATGGCAACCAGATGATAAAGCCCATTCGCGAGCCGCTGCTGCTCGGCGCGATCACCGTCAATATGAGCGCGTTTGAGCAGGGCAAAGAGGTGCCGAACATCATCACCATGCCGTTCTGGGATGTCTACATGAGCATTGGCGGCTCCGGGCTGACCATCGGTCTGCTGATTGCCGTGATGATCGCCACCAAACGCAAAGAGATGAAAGAAATCGCCAAGCTGTCGTTCGGGCCGGGCATTTTCAATATCAACGAGCCGGTGATTTTCGGGATGCCCATTATGCTCAACCCGATCCTCGCGGTGCCGTTTATCATCACACCGCTGGTGACGGGCTCCATTGGCTATTTCGCCACAGTGATGGGCTTTGCCGGTAAAGCTGTGGTGATGGTGCCCTGGACCACGCCGCCGCTTATCAACGCCTGGCTTTCGACCGCAGGCTCAATGGGCGCGGTCGTCACCCAGCTTGTCTGCATTCTGGTTTCCATTCTTATCTATCTGCCGTTCGTGAAAATCGCCTCGCGCCGCGCTGAGCAGGCGCAGCTCCAGGCCGCCAGCGTCGAAACGGCGAAAAACGCATGAGGCAAGCATGAGCGAAAAAACTCTCGTTATTCCGCCGGATTTTATTCTGGGCGCGGCGTCGTCCGCGTGGCAGACCGAAGGGTGGAGCGGTAAAAAAGCGGGCCAGGACTCCTGGCTCGATCTCTGGTATCAGAACGATCGCCACGTCTGGCATGACGGCTACGGCCCGGCAGGCGCGACCGACCTTATCAACCGCTACGAAGAAGACGTGGCGCTGATGAAACAGGCGGGGCTGACCCACTACCGCACGTCGATCAACTGGTCGCGCTTTTTCACCGATTATGAAAAAGGCATTGTCGATGAAGAGTACGCGGCGTATTACGACCGCTTCCTGGACGCCATCCGCGCGGCGGGCGTCGAGCCGATGATCTGCCTTGAGCATTACGAGCTGCCGGGCTATCTCTTTGAAACCTACGGCGGCTGGTCATCCAAAAAAGTGGTCGAGCTGTTTGTGCTCTACGCCGAAAAAGTGTTTGAGCGCTACCATCGTAAAGTGTCGCGCTGGTTTACCTTCAACGAGCCGATTGTGGTGCAGACCCGCGTTTATCTCGACGCGCTGCGCTGGCCGTATGAACAGAACACCGCCACCTGGATGCAGTGGAACCACCATAAAACGCTCGCTACCGCGAAAGTGGTGCGGCTGTTTCGCGAAAAAGGCTATGCGGGCAGCGTGGGCGCTATCCTGAACCCGGAAGTAACCTATCCGCGCTCGCGCGCGCCGCATGATGTCCGCGCCGCGGAAATCTACGATCTCTTCTACAACCGCGTTTTCCTCGACCCCCTGGTCAAAGGCGACTACCCGCCCGAGCTGGTGCAGTTGCTTGAGAAACATGGCGTGGCGTGGGAATACCGCGAGGATGAGCTGGCCATTATCCGCGACAATACCGTTGATGAGCTCGGCATTAACCTCTACTACCCCCATCGCGTCAAAGCGCCGTCGCGCGCCTGGCATCCAGAGACGCCGTTTCATCCGGCGTATTACTACGAGCCTTTTGAGCTGCCGGGGCGGCGAATGAACACATCGCGCGGCTGGGAAATCTACCCGCGCATCATTTACGACATGGCGATGCGCATTAAAAACGACTACGGCAACATTCCGTGGTTTGTGGCCGAGAGCGGGATGGGCGTGGAAAACGAAGCGCAGTTTCGCAACGCCGACGGGGTGATTGAGGATGACTACCGCATCGCGTTTATCGGCGAGCACCTTTACCAGACGCTGCTGGCGCGGGAGGCGGGCGCGAACTGTCAGGGCTATATGCTCTGGGCTTTTACCGACAACGTCTCGCCGATGAACGCGTTTAAAAACCGCTACGGGCTGGTGGAGATCGATTTACAGCGCCAGCGCGCGCGCCGCGCCAAGAAATCGCTGCACTGGTATCACCGCTTAAGCGCGTCGCGGACCCTGACGCTCACTGTTGATGATGAATGGAAATAAGGAACCGCTGATGAAACGTATCGTCCTGTGCTGTTCCGCCGGCATGTCCACATCGCTGGTGGTCACGAAGATGAAAAAAACCGCAGCCGAACGCGGGCTGGAACTGAAAATCTACGCTATCCCCGAGCAGAACCTGCGTGATGAATTACAACATCACGCCAGCGACATCCAGGCGGTGCTGCTGGGGCCTCAGGTGCACTTTAAGCTTGCGGAAAATAAAAAACTCACCGACGCGCATCAGATCCCGATCGCAGTCATTGATTCTGTCGCCTATGGCACGCTTAACGGCGCGAAAGTTCTCGATCAGGCGTTATCTCTGGTAATCTAACGCGCCTTTCCGCCGCCAGGCGGTAAGCTATATTGGGTCTATTCAGAGCACAGGTGATCACGTGGAGAAGGCTGTCGTTCCGCCGGAGAAAAAGCAGTATCAGGAGATTGGCGAGGATCTGCGCGCGCAAATTATCCAGGGCCATTACCCGGTCGGCTCTCGTCTTCCACCGGAGCGCAACATTGCCGAGAAATATGGCGTCAGCCGCACCATCGTGCGCGAGGCGCTGCTGATGCTGGAGCTACAGGGGACGGTGGATATCCGCCAGGGCTCCGGCGTTTATGTGATGCGCATTCCGGCGGAGCATGAAGCCGAAGAGGAGCGCTTTTTCTCAAGCGACATCGGCCCGTTTGAAATGCTCCAGGCGCGGCAATTGCTGGAGAGCAATATCGCCGCGTTCGCCGCCAAAATGGCGACCAAAGCGGATATCGACAACCTGCGACGCATTCTGGAGCAGGAGCAGCGCGCCATCGCCATGAACGACACCACGCAGGACAACAACAAACTGTTTCATCTGGTGCTGGCGGGCGCATCGCAGAACCAGATGCTGCTGGCAACCGTAGAAAGTATCTGGCATCACATGGACAGCAGCCCGCTCTGGCAGCAGCTACGCGCCCATATCGAAACCCGTGCGCATCGCCTGAAATGGCTTGGCGACTATCAGACTATCCTGGCGGCGCTGCGCCGCCGCGACGTGATGGGTGCCTGGCAGGCGATGTGGCAGCATCTGGAGAACGTGAAAAACAGCCTGATGGAGCTTTCCGACGCCGATGCGCCGGATTTCGACGGCTATCTCTTTGAGTCGGTGCCGATTTTCCAGGGGAAACTGCAATGAGCGCGGTGCAAAACGTTAACATCGTGCCGCTGTATGAGGCGCCGCAGCACGCGGAGCAGGTGACCGACTGGCTGTCGCAGGCGTTCGGCGCCTCGCTGCCACGCGCGTTTTTCGCAAGTATCGTCACGCACAGCCAGCAGCCCGGTCAGTTACCGCTTACGTTCGTGGCGCTTGACGGCGAAAAGCTGCTCGGCACCGTCGGGCTGTGGCGCTGCGATTTAATCAGTCGTCAGGATCTTTTCCCGTGGCTGGCGGCGCTCTATATCGACGAGGCGCAGCGCGGCAAGGGGCTCGGCGGCGCGTTACAGCGCGCGGTGATCGACTACGCGCGCGATAACGGCTTCCCGGCGCTGTTTCTCTACTCCGCCTGCCGGGACTATTACGAGCGTTTCGGTTGGGCGTATATCGGCGACAGTCTGGACTACCCGGACCAGACCGTGCATCTCTATCGTTACGATTTATCAGATTCCGCCGGCGCCACCACTGAGTGACGGCGCACCAGCGTCGGGGTGAAGATATTGGTGATTTCCGGCGCCGGGCGGTTATCGGCCAGCGCTAACGCCAGCTCCGCCGCCTGCGTCGCCATTGTCACAATCGGATAACGGACGGTGGTGAGACGCGGACGCACATAACGCGACACCAGCACATCATCAAACCCAATCAGTGAAATCTCCTGTGGCACGGCGATACCGTTATCATTGAGCACGCCCATCGCCCCCGCGGCCATCGAGTCGTTATAACAGGCCACAGCGGTGAACTGTTTTCCCTGGCCCAGCAGTTCAGTCATCGCCTGTTCGCCGCCGCTTTCATCGGGTTCAGCCCAGGCCACCAGCCGGTCATTGCAGGGCAGATCGTGCTCGCGCAGC is a window of Cronobacter muytjensii ATCC 51329 DNA encoding:
- a CDS encoding glycoside hydrolase family 1 protein, which produces MSEKTLVIPPDFILGAASSAWQTEGWSGKKAGQDSWLDLWYQNDRHVWHDGYGPAGATDLINRYEEDVALMKQAGLTHYRTSINWSRFFTDYEKGIVDEEYAAYYDRFLDAIRAAGVEPMICLEHYELPGYLFETYGGWSSKKVVELFVLYAEKVFERYHRKVSRWFTFNEPIVVQTRVYLDALRWPYEQNTATWMQWNHHKTLATAKVVRLFREKGYAGSVGAILNPEVTYPRSRAPHDVRAAEIYDLFYNRVFLDPLVKGDYPPELVQLLEKHGVAWEYREDELAIIRDNTVDELGINLYYPHRVKAPSRAWHPETPFHPAYYYEPFELPGRRMNTSRGWEIYPRIIYDMAMRIKNDYGNIPWFVAESGMGVENEAQFRNADGVIEDDYRIAFIGEHLYQTLLAREAGANCQGYMLWAFTDNVSPMNAFKNRYGLVEIDLQRQRARRAKKSLHWYHRLSASRTLTLTVDDEWK
- a CDS encoding PTS sugar transporter subunit IIB, translating into MKRIVLCCSAGMSTSLVVTKMKKTAAERGLELKIYAIPEQNLRDELQHHASDIQAVLLGPQVHFKLAENKKLTDAHQIPIAVIDSVAYGTLNGAKVLDQALSLVI
- a CDS encoding FCD domain-containing protein, translated to MEKAVVPPEKKQYQEIGEDLRAQIIQGHYPVGSRLPPERNIAEKYGVSRTIVREALLMLELQGTVDIRQGSGVYVMRIPAEHEAEEERFFSSDIGPFEMLQARQLLESNIAAFAAKMATKADIDNLRRILEQEQRAIAMNDTTQDNNKLFHLVLAGASQNQMLLATVESIWHHMDSSPLWQQLRAHIETRAHRLKWLGDYQTILAALRRRDVMGAWQAMWQHLENVKNSLMELSDADAPDFDGYLFESVPIFQGKLQ
- a CDS encoding GNAT family N-acetyltransferase, which encodes MSAVQNVNIVPLYEAPQHAEQVTDWLSQAFGASLPRAFFASIVTHSQQPGQLPLTFVALDGEKLLGTVGLWRCDLISRQDLFPWLAALYIDEAQRGKGLGGALQRAVIDYARDNGFPALFLYSACRDYYERFGWAYIGDSLDYPDQTVHLYRYDLSDSAGATTE